A stretch of Paenibacillus peoriae DNA encodes these proteins:
- a CDS encoding DUF72 domain-containing protein, giving the protein MIQIGLTGWGDHDDLYPTGTKANQKLSIYGSHFPVVEMDSSFYAVQPTDRMARWAAETPDSFSFLVKAYQGMTGHTRGKQPYFKTIDAMYEALHASIQPLHEAGKLKAVLFQYPPWFDCTRENVAVLRDTKNRMGEVPSVLEFRHQSWFTPDFRKQTLAFMREEGWIHSVCDEPQAGPGSVPIVPLATDGNLTIVRLHGRNISGWNQSSAPNWREVRYLYRYNEQELTEWRDRLLELEQQSREVCVIFNNNSGGDAAANAKQLMTMLGMDPKPFPPRKPHEENNGPEQLELF; this is encoded by the coding sequence ATGATTCAAATTGGACTTACGGGTTGGGGCGATCACGATGACTTGTATCCAACGGGTACCAAAGCTAACCAAAAACTAAGTATCTATGGAAGCCATTTTCCGGTAGTAGAAATGGATAGCTCTTTCTATGCGGTGCAGCCCACAGATCGTATGGCACGCTGGGCGGCGGAAACCCCTGACTCTTTTTCATTTCTCGTCAAAGCCTACCAAGGCATGACTGGACATACCCGCGGCAAGCAACCTTACTTCAAAACAATAGATGCCATGTACGAAGCACTGCATGCATCGATACAGCCTCTTCACGAAGCGGGCAAGCTCAAAGCCGTGCTGTTTCAGTACCCACCCTGGTTCGACTGTACACGTGAGAATGTCGCTGTACTGCGAGACACAAAAAATAGGATGGGAGAGGTCCCATCCGTACTTGAATTCAGACATCAAAGCTGGTTCACACCCGATTTTCGGAAACAAACGCTGGCATTCATGCGTGAAGAAGGCTGGATACACAGCGTATGCGACGAGCCGCAGGCAGGACCAGGGTCGGTTCCCATTGTGCCGTTGGCTACAGACGGTAATCTGACAATCGTACGTCTCCACGGGCGGAACATATCGGGCTGGAATCAAAGCTCTGCACCGAATTGGCGGGAGGTTCGTTATCTGTATCGGTACAATGAACAAGAGTTGACCGAATGGAGAGACAGGTTGCTGGAGCTGGAGCAGCAAAGCCGCGAGGTGTGTGTTATTTTCAACAACAACTCAGGTGGAGACGCCGCTGCTAATGCCAAGCAGCTCATGACCATGCTTGGCATGGACCCTAAACCTTTTCCCCCTCGCAAGCCACACGAAGAGAATAACGGGCCGGAACAGCTTGAACTATTTTGA
- a CDS encoding tetratricopeptide repeat-containing glycosyltransferase family 2 protein: MTEHPMTISLCMIVKNEEHTLTRCLDSVSDLMDEIIIVDTGSTDQTKTIAARYTDRLYTFEWKDDFAAARNESFDKATCSYVMWLDADDVLLEPDRERLRALKQRLSKDIDAVVMPLHLAEGEQGELLFTSRRIRLVKRERQYRWEGRLHEDLVIPQGQIVHSDVAVTHRRMQDHMLRNQRILARWISESGKLEGRLLYLHANECFDRKEYAEAVEAFNLLLEEPSGYREDRITACARSAECYLHLGKPEQQLDRLLRSFRYGVPQSDLCCMIGDWFFTRNEWSTAAYWYEKALEQQHHLPGMRPVPLPCYSWLPHVRLSHCYAHVGQLDASYEHNQTALRYLPDDPHLLDNARKLKEAISNSPPSARSSK, translated from the coding sequence ATGACTGAGCATCCAATGACCATCAGCTTGTGCATGATCGTAAAGAACGAGGAGCACACACTTACCCGCTGTCTGGATTCGGTCTCAGACCTGATGGATGAAATCATTATTGTGGACACGGGGTCGACGGATCAGACGAAGACGATAGCGGCGCGCTATACGGATCGGCTATATACATTTGAATGGAAGGATGATTTTGCAGCCGCCCGTAATGAATCATTTGACAAGGCGACGTGTTCCTACGTCATGTGGCTGGATGCGGACGATGTGCTGCTGGAGCCGGATCGTGAGCGCCTGCGTGCCTTGAAGCAGCGTTTGTCTAAGGATATCGACGCAGTGGTGATGCCACTTCATTTGGCAGAGGGGGAGCAGGGTGAACTGTTGTTCACCTCACGCCGTATCCGTCTCGTGAAGCGCGAGCGACAATACCGCTGGGAAGGGCGTCTGCATGAGGATCTGGTGATACCTCAGGGGCAAATCGTTCATTCAGATGTGGCAGTAACACACCGCCGAATGCAAGACCACATGCTCCGTAACCAACGTATTCTCGCCCGGTGGATCAGCGAAAGCGGCAAGCTGGAGGGGCGTCTGCTGTATTTGCACGCCAATGAATGTTTTGACCGTAAAGAATATGCCGAGGCGGTAGAGGCGTTCAATCTTCTGTTGGAGGAGCCGAGCGGCTACCGTGAGGATCGGATTACCGCTTGTGCGCGGTCGGCGGAATGCTATCTTCACCTCGGGAAGCCGGAGCAACAGCTGGATCGTCTGTTACGTTCCTTTCGATACGGTGTACCGCAATCAGACTTGTGCTGCATGATCGGTGACTGGTTTTTCACAAGAAACGAATGGAGCACTGCCGCGTACTGGTACGAAAAGGCATTGGAGCAACAGCATCACCTTCCGGGTATGCGACCTGTTCCACTACCATGCTACTCCTGGTTACCTCATGTGCGGCTCAGCCATTGCTATGCCCATGTAGGTCAGCTGGACGCTTCGTATGAGCATAACCAGACCGCTTTACGCTATTTACCTGACGACCCGCATTTACTGGATAATGCACGCAAGCTCAAGGAGGCTATTTCCAACTCCCCACCCTCAGCCCGTTCCTCAAAATAG
- a CDS encoding class I SAM-dependent methyltransferase, whose translation MANRDQVNERYYGQINSEESHEATRNRIHWICRHVQGHTVLDVGCSQGITAILLGREGFEVTAIDLEEGSISYAKKELRQESAPIRGRVHFQLKDISQFERPPGGFDTIILGEILEHFAHPDNLLAHAYRLLNKKGTLVLSVPYGYHPFHDHKRTYYAGSLSRVLYPYFDEQALEVHHKYLCFAGRKKSKELREVKPEAAHLNEWMKLDEEQFRLVEQQHVRKMNQRKAALDKAVQRIRYMEEQLLPMERYARVEQLDKTQAERRVAYTAGESTGKTRGESAKGKGDDVKS comes from the coding sequence TTGGCTAACCGTGATCAGGTAAACGAACGTTATTACGGGCAGATTAATTCGGAGGAATCTCATGAAGCCACCCGCAATAGAATTCACTGGATTTGTCGCCATGTACAGGGTCATACGGTGTTGGATGTTGGGTGCAGTCAGGGCATAACGGCTATTTTGCTCGGGCGGGAAGGCTTTGAGGTAACGGCAATTGATTTGGAAGAGGGCAGCATTTCTTATGCAAAAAAAGAACTTCGTCAGGAATCCGCACCCATACGGGGACGAGTCCACTTTCAGTTAAAGGACATTTCACAATTTGAGCGTCCTCCCGGTGGATTTGACACCATTATTTTAGGGGAGATTTTGGAACATTTTGCGCATCCCGACAACCTGCTGGCTCATGCTTACCGCTTGTTGAATAAAAAGGGTACGCTCGTCTTGTCTGTACCTTATGGTTACCATCCGTTTCATGATCACAAGCGGACTTACTATGCCGGGAGCCTCTCCCGTGTGTTGTATCCTTATTTTGATGAACAAGCGTTGGAGGTGCATCACAAATATTTGTGCTTTGCAGGCCGCAAGAAGTCGAAAGAACTGCGTGAGGTCAAACCAGAGGCAGCGCATCTGAATGAGTGGATGAAACTGGACGAGGAGCAATTTCGACTGGTGGAGCAGCAGCATGTTCGCAAAATGAATCAGCGAAAGGCCGCACTCGACAAGGCGGTACAGCGAATCCGGTATATGGAGGAACAACTTTTGCCGATGGAAAGGTATGCACGTGTCGAACAGTTAGACAAGACGCAGGCTGAAAGGAGAGTTGCATATACTGCTGGCGAGTCTACCGGAAAAACGAGGGGAGAATCAGCCAAAGGTAAAGGGGATGACGTGAAGTCATGA
- a CDS encoding nucleotide sugar dehydrogenase, producing MKEVGILQLMEKITKGTIKVAVIGLGYVGLPMAVEMAKAGYDVYGVDSDPVKVAKLLQGKSYIIDIGDDALEGLIGQQLHPVTDIKVLEQADIVVICVPTPLTDGHQPDTSYIETAIDQAIPHLRRQTLLILESTTYPGTTEELIRPVIEQRRGWTVGKDFYVCFSPERVDPGSVHFNIRNTPKVIGGCTPDCLAVGAGFYGSFLDQIVPVSSTIVAEAAKLFENTFRSVNIGMVNELTAACEKIGINIWEVLDAAATKPFGYMPFYPGPGIGGHCIPVDPLYLSWKSEQHGFPLEFVDLADRMNRRMPLYITERIEAMLAQKDKAINKANIILAGVAYKKDIDDVRESPALVLFEHLTKMGASVSFTDPYVSSFKLNGEEIPSRTANAQLWESADIVVITTDHSVVNYQQLVDHAPLVFDTRNATAHCTGGHVVILGHPGGGAAVG from the coding sequence ATGAAAGAGGTGGGTATTTTGCAGCTTATGGAAAAAATAACCAAAGGAACTATAAAGGTTGCGGTAATCGGCCTCGGTTATGTAGGGCTGCCCATGGCAGTGGAAATGGCAAAGGCTGGTTATGATGTATATGGTGTGGATTCCGATCCCGTCAAAGTAGCCAAGCTGCTTCAAGGAAAGTCGTACATCATAGACATTGGTGATGATGCATTGGAAGGTCTGATTGGACAGCAATTGCATCCGGTTACGGATATCAAGGTACTGGAGCAAGCGGATATCGTCGTGATCTGCGTGCCTACGCCGCTGACGGACGGACACCAGCCGGATACGTCCTATATTGAAACGGCTATTGATCAGGCTATACCTCATTTGCGTAGACAAACACTGTTGATTCTGGAAAGCACCACCTATCCGGGAACGACCGAGGAACTGATTCGACCGGTGATAGAGCAGCGCAGGGGCTGGACGGTAGGTAAGGATTTCTATGTGTGCTTCTCGCCGGAACGTGTGGATCCGGGTAGCGTTCATTTTAACATTCGCAACACACCCAAGGTGATCGGCGGTTGCACGCCGGATTGTCTGGCAGTGGGAGCAGGGTTTTATGGGTCCTTTTTGGATCAAATTGTACCGGTCAGCTCGACAATCGTAGCGGAAGCCGCCAAGCTGTTTGAGAATACGTTCCGCAGCGTCAACATTGGAATGGTCAATGAGCTGACAGCTGCCTGTGAAAAAATTGGCATCAATATATGGGAGGTGCTGGATGCAGCGGCAACCAAGCCATTCGGCTATATGCCTTTTTATCCAGGACCTGGCATCGGGGGGCATTGTATCCCGGTTGATCCGCTATACTTGTCATGGAAATCCGAGCAGCATGGTTTTCCACTGGAATTCGTGGACTTGGCAGATCGCATGAATCGGCGTATGCCGCTGTATATTACGGAGCGAATTGAAGCTATGCTTGCTCAGAAAGATAAAGCCATAAACAAGGCCAACATCATTCTGGCAGGTGTGGCCTACAAAAAGGATATTGATGATGTTCGCGAATCCCCGGCTCTTGTCCTGTTCGAGCATTTAACTAAAATGGGTGCTTCGGTTAGCTTCACCGACCCGTATGTATCGAGTTTTAAGCTGAACGGTGAAGAAATCCCATCTCGGACGGCAAATGCCCAGCTATGGGAAAGTGCAGATATCGTAGTCATTACGACAGACCATTCTGTGGTGAACTACCAACAGTTGGTCGACCATGCCCCGCTGGTCTTCGATACACGTAATGCGACTGCACATTGCACAGGTGGACATGTCGTGATCTTGGGGCATCCCGGAGGGGGCGCCGCTGTTGGCTAA
- a CDS encoding polysaccharide biosynthesis protein codes for MFKGKKLLVTGGTGSWGQRLTAELLKEDPAEIRIFSRGEFAQIAMQRQFLSDPRLNFMIGDIRDLQALQEACRGVDYVFHLAALKHVPVCERQPEEAFKTNVHGTENVIRASIEQGVAKVIDVSTDKAVDPVNVYGMTKAIGERLMIRANTLSERTRFVCIRGGNVLGTSGSVVPLFKRQIADGQDLTLTSPDMTRFFLTLGEAIGLLLKASVTAVGGETLVMKMKGCNIADLAEVMKEQAGQPALKVKEIGIRGGEKLHEVLISPYEVPHTYRYDDRYFVILPQQADKRLLSQYGGLERVGFDQYRSDDELMDRAGIAELLRGME; via the coding sequence TTGTTCAAAGGAAAAAAACTGCTGGTGACCGGAGGAACGGGATCTTGGGGGCAACGCCTAACCGCTGAATTGCTGAAGGAGGACCCGGCGGAGATTCGTATTTTCTCACGCGGTGAATTTGCACAGATTGCCATGCAGCGGCAATTTCTATCGGATCCTCGCCTGAATTTCATGATTGGAGATATTCGAGATCTTCAGGCATTGCAGGAGGCATGTCGCGGAGTGGACTATGTATTCCATTTGGCGGCATTAAAGCATGTCCCTGTGTGTGAGAGACAGCCGGAAGAGGCTTTCAAGACGAACGTACACGGTACGGAAAACGTGATCCGGGCCAGCATTGAGCAGGGAGTCGCCAAGGTAATTGATGTCTCTACAGACAAGGCAGTAGATCCGGTGAATGTATATGGCATGACGAAGGCGATAGGTGAAAGACTGATGATCCGCGCCAACACTTTAAGTGAGCGTACTCGCTTTGTGTGTATACGCGGCGGCAACGTGTTGGGGACGAGTGGAAGTGTCGTGCCCCTGTTCAAGCGCCAGATCGCGGATGGGCAGGATTTAACGCTGACGAGCCCAGATATGACACGCTTTTTCCTCACGCTCGGAGAGGCGATTGGCTTGCTGCTGAAGGCTTCTGTCACGGCGGTTGGGGGAGAGACGCTAGTGATGAAAATGAAGGGCTGCAATATTGCAGATCTAGCAGAAGTGATGAAAGAACAGGCGGGGCAGCCTGCGTTGAAAGTAAAGGAGATTGGTATACGTGGTGGGGAAAAGCTGCATGAGGTGCTGATTTCGCCCTATGAGGTGCCGCATACGTATCGCTATGATGATCGCTATTTTGTTATTCTTCCCCAGCAAGCAGACAAGCGCTTACTGAGCCAATACGGTGGATTGGAACGAGTAGGCTTCGATCAATATCGCTCGGACGATGAGTTAATGGATCGCGCTGGAATTGCTGAGCTACTGCGAGGCATGGAGTAA
- a CDS encoding glycosyltransferase family A protein produces MNRKVVIEINFNNYGMNPNRLTREWISERLDIFRTFTLRSLLSQTNADFLSVVKLAGGCSDIVEEELARHEPIPDHIRFGTSIESKRRIHAYIEGADELLIARIDSDDLYHQSFVQQLHDYKFQSETVALVNQMGYLWDAVEGQMAPVFHRSPSFYVFRYQVEDFLNDYRVVIPGKGTHGYVTELPHEIIPLRNYVNVIHAANTSVKKVPAKDRLSENEMNAVLAEFLGTGIANS; encoded by the coding sequence ATGAATCGCAAGGTTGTAATTGAAATTAATTTTAATAACTATGGGATGAATCCCAACCGCCTGACACGTGAGTGGATCAGCGAGCGACTGGATATATTCAGAACCTTTACGCTGCGTAGTTTACTCAGTCAGACAAATGCGGATTTCCTATCTGTCGTCAAGCTGGCGGGCGGATGCAGTGACATCGTGGAAGAGGAGCTGGCCCGACATGAGCCCATTCCCGACCACATCCGTTTTGGTACGAGCATCGAAAGTAAACGTCGTATCCATGCGTACATCGAAGGTGCGGACGAACTGCTCATTGCTCGAATAGATTCCGACGATTTGTATCACCAGTCCTTTGTACAACAGTTGCATGATTACAAGTTTCAATCGGAGACGGTTGCGCTGGTGAACCAGATGGGTTACCTGTGGGATGCGGTTGAGGGGCAGATGGCACCGGTGTTTCACCGTTCGCCTTCTTTTTATGTGTTTCGCTATCAAGTGGAAGATTTTCTGAATGATTACCGTGTGGTCATTCCTGGAAAGGGTACGCACGGATATGTAACGGAGCTGCCGCATGAGATCATTCCACTTCGCAACTATGTGAACGTCATTCATGCTGCCAATACTTCGGTGAAAAAAGTGCCGGCGAAGGATCGGCTGTCAGAGAATGAAATGAATGCTGTGCTGGCAGAATTTCTGGGAACAGGCATTGCCAATTCGTAA
- a CDS encoding GT-D fold domain-containing glycosyltransferase: MTNPKYLEMDEVLKRLKLALDQHQSFSLIRIGDGENLVLAQDTVWPMEKVLQERWAVKANLGQKGLFLPNTELRDAVAEAVSKATITGILPYDDESIKAPSYMKRELTDQVFAHYALSPALTCHACLNRYLAGTPAFWDMLKNRRILLVTRTATEVKPVLEADPYKLHIAHTLAFHQYEQMPETLQWIAAHKDDFDIALFSCGVNAVVLAQKTAELTGKVGIDFGKAINIVMFGKAN; encoded by the coding sequence ATGACGAATCCAAAGTATCTGGAGATGGACGAGGTACTGAAGCGTTTGAAGCTAGCACTCGATCAGCACCAGTCCTTTTCGCTCATTCGTATTGGAGATGGTGAAAATTTGGTGTTGGCGCAGGATACCGTCTGGCCGATGGAAAAGGTGTTACAGGAACGTTGGGCGGTCAAAGCCAATCTCGGTCAAAAGGGACTGTTTCTACCAAATACGGAACTACGGGACGCGGTGGCTGAGGCAGTGAGCAAAGCCACCATTACTGGCATTTTGCCATATGATGACGAATCTATTAAAGCACCATCCTATATGAAGCGGGAGCTGACCGATCAGGTCTTTGCTCACTATGCTCTTTCCCCCGCGCTGACCTGCCACGCCTGCCTGAATCGGTATTTGGCTGGGACACCCGCTTTCTGGGACATGCTGAAAAATCGACGCATTCTGCTGGTCACCCGGACGGCCACTGAAGTAAAGCCTGTTCTTGAGGCAGATCCGTACAAGCTGCATATTGCCCACACACTGGCATTTCATCAATATGAACAAATGCCTGAAACTCTCCAATGGATCGCAGCACACAAAGATGACTTTGACATTGCGCTGTTCTCTTGTGGTGTCAATGCAGTCGTGTTAGCACAAAAAACAGCAGAACTCACTGGCAAAGTAGGTATAGACTTCGGCAAGGCGATTAATATCGTCATGTTCGGCAAAGCTAATTAA
- a CDS encoding SGNH/GDSL hydrolase family protein, whose translation MSHNKRLKTYPLAKAKHIKVHGRTTQTRTPLTLFWTGSGIELNIKGSELWIEIEADYQVYEPWISIVINGVPMSRLMVTAGRHWICLLRGLNPDTVKNVRVVKDVQPMSSDPHCLLQIHALKVDGELLPVTDKPLKVEFIGDSITSGEGTIGAKDETDWVPMLFTALRNYTAITAEALNADYRVFSQSGWGVLTGWDNNPDTNIPAYYEQICGVLTGERNEALGAFSDHDFTSWQPDVVVVNLGTNDGGAFYSPAWTDPASGKVYKQRLNEDGTFNEEDLQAFESAIECFLVKLRNCNPAAHIVWAYGMLDTPMMPSIYRSVDAYKKRTRDGNVSVFQLPNTTEETIGSRSHPGLPAHTKAADELTVYLREILKK comes from the coding sequence ATGTCACATAACAAGAGATTGAAGACATACCCACTTGCAAAAGCAAAGCATATAAAGGTTCATGGTCGAACTACGCAAACACGTACACCGCTTACTCTATTTTGGACAGGAAGTGGCATTGAATTGAATATCAAAGGCTCAGAGCTGTGGATTGAAATTGAGGCCGATTACCAGGTGTATGAGCCCTGGATCAGTATTGTCATCAATGGTGTCCCGATGAGTCGCCTGATGGTGACTGCAGGACGGCATTGGATCTGTCTTTTGAGAGGGTTAAACCCTGATACAGTCAAAAATGTCCGTGTGGTCAAGGATGTCCAGCCTATGAGTTCGGACCCGCACTGCTTGTTGCAAATTCATGCCCTGAAGGTTGACGGAGAATTGCTACCGGTCACTGATAAGCCCCTCAAGGTGGAATTTATCGGTGACAGCATTACCTCGGGAGAAGGAACGATTGGAGCGAAGGACGAGACAGACTGGGTTCCCATGCTGTTCACAGCACTACGCAATTATACAGCCATAACAGCCGAAGCACTAAATGCGGACTACCGAGTGTTTTCACAAAGCGGCTGGGGTGTCCTAACGGGCTGGGATAATAATCCCGATACGAACATACCGGCATATTATGAACAGATATGTGGTGTGCTGACCGGTGAGAGAAATGAAGCATTAGGGGCATTTTCAGATCATGATTTTACCTCATGGCAGCCGGACGTGGTCGTAGTGAATTTGGGGACTAATGACGGGGGAGCCTTTTATTCTCCTGCATGGACGGACCCAGCAAGCGGTAAAGTGTACAAGCAACGCTTGAACGAGGACGGCACATTCAATGAAGAAGATTTACAAGCTTTTGAAAGCGCTATCGAATGTTTTCTTGTCAAGCTTCGGAATTGCAATCCTGCGGCTCATATTGTATGGGCCTATGGGATGCTGGATACTCCTATGATGCCCTCAATCTACCGATCAGTAGATGCATACAAGAAAAGAACGAGGGATGGGAATGTGTCTGTATTCCAACTGCCTAACACGACGGAAGAAACGATAGGGTCTCGCAGCCATCCCGGGCTCCCCGCCCATACCAAAGCGGCAGATGAGTTGACAGTGTATTTGCGAGAGATTCTTAAGAAATAG
- a CDS encoding methyl-accepting chemotaxis protein: MKRLKTLTLRKKLTAAFLLVMLVPSIIVSSFSYQAAYNQTDRQLLDSATTSVTASDRAVTQTIQAKIADLEYYSTTMTASDNSAEADDAILKRLQVYLKMHAEAVDMFVGTPEGKLIIGKAVGSTNDPRERPWYKQALEKPGQTVISPVGLNTAKIPVVYISRTLPDNSGVLGLSLNLKNLKEITNLKIGQNGYIMILDGTKRIVTHPTEVSGSTKMGETIPKLFDSEEGSFNYDLNGVDKHLIFKTNALTGWKIAGTMDKAETSASAQPILITTIVVLVIAAIIIGVLAMWLISSILKPIQRLRNSMDAISQGNLSINVATTSTDEIGELSRYFQQMVDNLRNMIREIQAMTGNLSASSQELAAGAEQTTRAIEHVTIAIQDVAAGSERQVSSAKANQTRVSGMATDITAMTETMAEMTTYSAQAIQASDAGSEHIGNSVVSIDGIRTTVEELDTIIGALNDRSGRIGTIVTVITEIASQTNLLALNASIEAARAGEHGKGFAVVATEVRKLAENSAHSAQQIREQIQGIQSGVSEALIAMESAKERVSDGINSIDLSGRSFSRIRRAVAKSAKQLDNVAASTAGVADGTSTVVSSMEEITRIAEEAASHTETVSAAAEEQLASMEEIGSSAADLTRLAEQLQDLLTQFQLDETK, translated from the coding sequence ATGAAACGACTGAAAACTTTAACACTACGCAAGAAATTGACCGCAGCATTCCTTCTGGTCATGCTTGTTCCTAGTATTATTGTAAGTTCTTTTTCTTATCAAGCAGCATATAACCAGACGGACCGCCAATTACTTGATAGTGCGACAACTAGCGTTACTGCATCCGATCGTGCAGTTACTCAAACGATTCAAGCCAAAATCGCGGATCTCGAATATTACTCTACAACGATGACGGCTAGTGATAACAGTGCTGAAGCAGATGATGCCATTCTAAAAAGATTACAAGTTTATTTGAAAATGCACGCGGAAGCTGTTGATATGTTTGTAGGAACCCCCGAAGGTAAGCTCATTATTGGCAAAGCCGTAGGCTCCACAAACGATCCTCGTGAGCGCCCGTGGTACAAACAGGCCCTGGAGAAACCCGGTCAAACCGTAATCAGCCCTGTCGGACTCAATACGGCTAAGATCCCCGTTGTGTATATTTCACGTACACTTCCCGACAACAGCGGTGTTCTCGGCCTTTCCCTGAACCTGAAAAATTTGAAAGAAATCACAAATTTAAAAATCGGACAAAATGGCTATATTATGATATTAGATGGTACCAAACGTATCGTTACCCACCCGACAGAAGTCAGTGGAAGTACCAAAATGGGAGAAACGATACCCAAACTGTTTGACTCTGAGGAAGGCAGCTTTAATTACGATCTTAATGGCGTAGATAAACACCTGATTTTCAAAACCAATGCGCTGACAGGCTGGAAAATTGCCGGAACAATGGACAAAGCAGAAACCAGTGCCTCCGCCCAGCCGATTCTTATCACGACGATCGTAGTGTTGGTGATTGCAGCCATCATCATTGGTGTGCTCGCAATGTGGCTAATCAGCAGTATACTTAAGCCCATCCAAAGATTGCGTAATTCTATGGATGCCATCAGCCAAGGTAATCTTTCGATTAACGTGGCTACGACCAGCACTGATGAAATTGGTGAATTATCAAGATACTTCCAACAAATGGTAGATAACCTGCGTAACATGATTAGAGAAATTCAAGCGATGACAGGCAATTTGTCGGCATCCTCGCAAGAGCTGGCAGCAGGTGCAGAACAAACGACCCGAGCTATCGAGCATGTGACCATAGCCATTCAAGATGTGGCTGCAGGCAGCGAACGCCAAGTGAGCAGTGCTAAAGCTAATCAGACACGGGTTAGCGGCATGGCAACAGACATCACCGCTATGACCGAAACTATGGCTGAAATGACTACTTACTCCGCACAGGCCATTCAGGCGTCGGATGCAGGCAGTGAGCATATCGGCAACAGCGTCGTTTCTATTGATGGCATTCGCACTACCGTAGAAGAACTGGACACCATTATCGGTGCTTTGAATGACCGATCTGGGCGAATCGGAACGATTGTTACTGTCATTACGGAAATCGCCAGCCAGACTAATCTGCTCGCATTGAACGCTTCTATTGAAGCGGCACGCGCAGGGGAGCATGGCAAAGGTTTTGCTGTCGTGGCCACAGAGGTCCGCAAGCTGGCTGAAAACTCAGCTCATTCCGCACAACAAATTCGTGAACAGATTCAAGGGATACAGAGCGGTGTATCTGAAGCCTTGATAGCTATGGAATCCGCCAAGGAACGCGTAAGCGATGGTATCAATTCCATTGACCTATCCGGTCGCTCCTTCTCCCGCATCCGTAGAGCGGTAGCCAAATCAGCGAAGCAGCTGGATAACGTCGCAGCTTCTACCGCTGGAGTCGCAGATGGAACGAGTACAGTCGTCAGCAGCATGGAGGAAATTACACGCATCGCTGAAGAAGCGGCATCCCATACGGAGACCGTGTCCGCAGCCGCAGAGGAGCAGCTCGCCTCCATGGAAGAGATCGGTTCGTCTGCCGCAGATTTGACCCGTCTGGCAGAACAGCTTCAAGATTTACTGACACAATTCCAATTGGATGAAACAAAATAA
- a CDS encoding YjfB family protein, translated as MDIAALSTGMSQASLAQAASVKVLSMAKDQASEQGQALVQMMEKSVQPHLGGQLDIRA; from the coding sequence ATGGATATCGCAGCATTATCAACAGGTATGAGTCAGGCCAGCTTGGCCCAAGCCGCAAGTGTGAAGGTATTAAGTATGGCTAAAGATCAGGCTAGTGAACAAGGACAGGCCTTAGTGCAGATGATGGAAAAAAGCGTACAGCCTCATCTTGGCGGTCAACTGGACATTCGCGCGTAG